One genomic segment of bacterium includes these proteins:
- a CDS encoding NADH-quinone oxidoreductase subunit L: MKALDLIWLIVLLPFAGAALNGVLGPRISKKATTAVALGAPGLSAVLAILAIIEYLGGAAPEPVSQVLYAWTAGPLQIDVAFLLDPLSSVMMFVVTFVGFWIHVYSVGYMGHESGYQRYFVYMNLFMG; this comes from the coding sequence TTGAAGGCGCTCGATCTCATCTGGCTCATCGTGCTCCTGCCCTTCGCGGGCGCCGCCCTGAATGGTGTGCTCGGACCGCGGATCTCGAAGAAGGCCACTACCGCGGTGGCTCTCGGAGCACCGGGGCTCTCGGCCGTTCTGGCGATCCTGGCCATCATCGAGTACCTCGGCGGCGCGGCTCCCGAGCCGGTTTCGCAGGTGCTCTACGCCTGGACGGCCGGCCCGCTCCAAATCGACGTCGCGTTTCTGCTGGACCCGTTGTCGTCGGTGATGATGTTCGTGGTGACGTTCGTGGGTTTTTGGATCCACGTGTACTCGGTGGGCTACATGGGTCACGAGTCGGGCTACCAGCGTTACTTCGTGTACATGAATCTGTTCATGGGT
- the nuoK gene encoding NADH-quinone oxidoreductase subunit NuoK has product MTVPIFWYLALAAALFGIGTLGVLSRRSAITAFLSIELMLNSVNLTIVAFARSLGDRTGDLSAVLDGHVLVLMVIAVAAAEAAVGLALFIAVYRRRRTIDLNRLNLMRW; this is encoded by the coding sequence ATGACGGTTCCCATCTTCTGGTACCTCGCCCTCGCCGCCGCGCTCTTCGGAATCGGCACTCTCGGCGTGCTCAGCCGTCGGAGCGCGATCACCGCCTTCCTGTCGATCGAGCTGATGCTCAATTCGGTCAATCTCACGATCGTGGCCTTCGCCAGGTCTCTGGGTGATCGAACCGGCGATCTGTCGGCGGTTCTGGACGGCCACGTCCTGGTGCTCATGGTCATCGCCGTGGCGGCCGCCGAAGCGGCCGTCGGTCTGGCGCTTTTCATCGCGGTCTACCGGCGCCGGCGCACCATTGATCTCAACCGACTCAACCTCATGAGGTGGTAG
- a CDS encoding NADH-quinone oxidoreductase subunit J, with protein MELAVFLLFALLALASSLVVVLHRNPIYAVMSLVVTFVSIAVLFVLLGAPFLAAVQVLVYTGAILVLFLFVIMLLNVSRDSSGAWSLQKVLAAVAAVGFAALLFTLFWGRFHGLPLAPLQETDVALMPLARALLGTYLLPFEMVGLLLLAAVTAATVLARRGDSEKT; from the coding sequence GTGGAGCTCGCGGTCTTTCTATTGTTCGCGCTGCTGGCGCTGGCTTCCTCTCTGGTCGTGGTTCTGCACCGCAACCCGATCTATGCGGTGATGAGCCTGGTCGTCACCTTCGTGTCGATCGCCGTGCTCTTCGTGCTCCTGGGCGCGCCCTTTCTGGCGGCGGTTCAGGTCCTGGTCTACACCGGCGCCATCCTGGTGCTGTTTCTGTTCGTCATCATGCTGCTCAACGTTTCCAGGGACAGCTCCGGAGCGTGGAGTCTGCAGAAAGTACTGGCGGCCGTCGCCGCCGTCGGCTTCGCGGCGCTTCTGTTCACGCTCTTCTGGGGTCGATTCCACGGCTTGCCGCTGGCACCGTTGCAGGAAACCGACGTCGCGCTGATGCCCCTGGCGCGAGCTCTTCTTGGAACGTATCTGCTGCCCTTCGAGATGGTCGGCCTGCTGCTCCTCGCAGCGGTGACCGCCGCGACGGTTCTCGCTCGCCGCGGCGACAGTGAGAAGACATGA
- the nuoH gene encoding NADH-quinone oxidoreductase subunit NuoH gives MSFDLLATFAKTALWLVLLLSVTPVMVWVERRGSAMIQDRLGPNRVGPLGLLQALADAVKFLCKEDITPADADRFLHRLAPLLALIPALTTFVVIPFGPDVTVLGNSVSLVVAEAETGVLLLLALASLGVYSLVMAGYSSNNKYSLLGSIRASAQMISYELALTLAVVAVLLPVGSFELNEVVRYQQGNLLGLLPRWNALPQFIGFLVFVVAAFAETNRLPFDLPEAESELVAGYHTEYSSMKFALFFMGEYMGMATLSCLAATLYLGGWHLPGLAYTGPWWWVAAQGVGVLVAKATAFLLFFVWVRWSFPRFRFDQLMRLGWKVLLPLAVLNLIAVAALTVGGIL, from the coding sequence ATGAGCTTCGATCTTCTAGCCACATTTGCCAAGACCGCCCTGTGGCTCGTGCTCTTGCTCTCGGTCACGCCCGTGATGGTCTGGGTCGAGCGGCGCGGCAGCGCCATGATTCAGGACCGCCTGGGGCCGAACCGAGTCGGCCCCCTGGGCCTGCTGCAGGCGCTGGCGGACGCAGTCAAGTTCCTCTGCAAGGAGGACATCACGCCGGCCGACGCCGATCGGTTCCTGCACCGGTTGGCCCCCCTTCTGGCTCTGATTCCGGCGCTGACGACCTTCGTCGTTATTCCCTTTGGGCCGGATGTGACCGTCCTGGGCAACTCCGTTTCGCTGGTAGTGGCCGAAGCCGAGACCGGAGTCCTCCTGCTGCTGGCCTTGGCCAGCCTCGGCGTCTATTCCCTGGTCATGGCCGGCTACAGCTCGAACAACAAGTACTCCCTGCTCGGGTCGATCCGGGCTTCGGCCCAGATGATCAGCTACGAGCTCGCCTTGACCCTGGCCGTCGTCGCAGTGCTTCTTCCGGTGGGCTCGTTCGAGCTCAACGAAGTCGTCCGTTACCAGCAGGGCAACCTCCTCGGACTGCTGCCGCGCTGGAACGCGCTCCCTCAGTTCATCGGCTTTCTGGTATTCGTCGTGGCCGCGTTCGCCGAGACCAACCGGTTGCCCTTCGACCTGCCGGAGGCCGAATCGGAGCTGGTGGCCGGCTACCACACCGAATACAGCTCGATGAAATTCGCTCTCTTCTTCATGGGCGAGTACATGGGGATGGCAACGCTCTCCTGCCTTGCCGCGACACTCTATCTCGGCGGCTGGCACCTTCCCGGGCTCGCCTACACCGGCCCCTGGTGGTGGGTAGCGGCCCAGGGCGTGGGGGTTCTGGTCGCCAAAGCGACCGCCTTCCTGCTGTTTTTCGTCTGGGTGCGTTGGAGTTTTCCGCGCTTTCGCTTCGATCAGCTCATGCGGCTCGGATGGAAAGTCCTGTTGCCGCTGGCAGTCCTCAATCTGATTGCCGTGGCCGCGCTGACCGTGGGAGGGATCCTGTAG
- a CDS encoding molybdopterin-dependent oxidoreductase codes for MSKNMVSVTIDGRTVEVEAGSNLVDASLKAGVQIPHYCYHPKLSVVGQCRMCLVKIEGMPNLQTGCTTQIMKDGMEVRIDDDEVRAAQEGMMEFLLINHPLDCPICDQAGECGLQDYSFKHGQAFSRFSYEDKRTYPGKERIPLGPNVVLNMNRCIQCTRCVRFTEEISGTGELGFFQRGSRAEIGVFPGNELDNPLSTCVVDICPVGALTSTQFRFAERVWYLDKKPSLCTGCDAGCNITLEHRRGKIQRYKPRANDEVNDHWMCDFGRTTFQAYDEPRLSTPKRRNGRGEIRTITWDEALTSIHHSLAHGAAMGTVGILARGAATTEEAYLLKLLADSLETPHRGGLREPGPERLIPTSNGGLVGSEITPNRRGAELAGLEAPSSAERTAKMLAGAVNGAHSALLLFDGGRAGLDNALRSPAALEGLRKAETIVVVGWATTELTEIADIVLPIATHAETEGTLVNSQNRIQKFERAFPPPAGVRTGVEALVDLLRKFRPDFAPKTVADVFGLMATELSALEDVSLTELPASGIQLPVRPQ; via the coding sequence ATGTCGAAGAACATGGTCAGCGTGACGATCGACGGCCGAACGGTCGAGGTCGAGGCTGGGAGCAATCTCGTTGACGCCAGTCTCAAGGCGGGTGTTCAGATCCCTCACTACTGCTATCACCCCAAGCTCTCGGTCGTCGGCCAGTGCCGGATGTGCCTGGTCAAGATCGAAGGCATGCCCAACCTCCAGACCGGTTGCACCACGCAGATCATGAAGGACGGCATGGAGGTCCGAATCGACGACGACGAAGTTCGGGCCGCCCAGGAGGGGATGATGGAGTTCCTCCTCATCAACCACCCCCTGGACTGCCCGATCTGCGATCAGGCCGGAGAATGCGGCCTCCAGGACTATTCCTTCAAGCACGGCCAGGCATTCTCTCGTTTCTCCTACGAGGACAAGCGCACCTACCCAGGCAAGGAGCGGATACCGCTCGGACCGAACGTCGTCTTGAACATGAATCGCTGCATCCAATGCACGCGCTGCGTTCGCTTTACGGAAGAGATTTCCGGAACCGGCGAGCTCGGCTTTTTTCAGCGCGGTTCGCGGGCCGAGATCGGTGTCTTCCCGGGCAACGAGCTCGACAATCCTCTATCGACCTGTGTAGTCGACATCTGCCCGGTTGGAGCCCTCACCTCGACCCAGTTTCGATTCGCCGAGCGGGTCTGGTACCTGGACAAGAAGCCGTCGCTGTGCACCGGCTGCGACGCCGGATGCAACATCACCCTCGAGCATCGCCGTGGCAAGATCCAGCGCTACAAGCCTCGGGCCAACGACGAGGTCAACGACCACTGGATGTGCGATTTCGGCCGCACGACCTTCCAGGCGTATGACGAACCCCGGCTGAGCACGCCGAAACGGCGAAATGGCCGTGGCGAGATCCGGACGATCACCTGGGACGAGGCGCTCACCTCGATCCACCACTCTTTGGCTCACGGCGCCGCCATGGGGACGGTCGGTATTCTCGCTCGGGGCGCGGCGACGACCGAAGAAGCGTATCTGCTCAAGTTGCTGGCCGATTCTCTGGAAACGCCTCATCGGGGGGGTTTGCGAGAGCCCGGTCCCGAGCGGCTGATTCCGACTTCGAACGGCGGCCTGGTCGGCAGCGAGATCACGCCCAACCGGCGTGGCGCCGAACTCGCAGGCCTCGAGGCCCCGAGCTCCGCCGAAAGAACCGCGAAGATGCTGGCCGGCGCCGTGAACGGCGCTCACTCCGCACTGCTCCTCTTCGATGGTGGTCGTGCGGGATTGGACAACGCCCTCCGCTCTCCCGCCGCGCTCGAGGGCCTCCGCAAGGCCGAGACGATCGTGGTGGTCGGCTGGGCCACGACGGAGCTCACCGAGATCGCCGACATCGTCTTGCCGATCGCCACCCACGCCGAGACCGAGGGCACTCTGGTCAACTCGCAGAATCGTATTCAGAAGTTCGAGCGCGCGTTCCCGCCGCCGGCCGGAGTCAGAACCGGCGTCGAGGCCCTCGTCGATCTGTTGCGGAAATTCCGACCCGACTTTGCTCCCAAGACGGTCGCCGACGTGTTCGGCCTGATGGCCACCGAGCTGTCGGCACTCGAGGACGTCAGCCTGACGGAGCTGCCCGCCAGCGGAATTCAACTTCCGGTTCGCCCTCAATGA
- the nuoF gene encoding NADH-quinone oxidoreductase subunit NuoF, protein MAAEAILLRRSHGATALQAPVPLEAYRGDGGYEGLEKALSMEPGDVIEEVKASGLRGRGGAGFPAGVKWGFIPKETDQPKYLVCNADESEPGTFKDRLLMETDPHQLIEGCAICCYAVGAHICYIYIRGEYVRQAEILETAIREAYDAGVLGDNVLKSGFKLDMRVHRGAGAYICGEETGMLESLEGKRGQPRVKPPFPAIIGAFGAPTVINNVETLCNVPHVMTRGAQWFSDVGTDERNTGPKLYCISGHVERPGVYEFPIGVTLDELLEAAGGVLGGKALKAFIPGGASAALLGAEHSHLPMDFDSLAKVGSMLGSAAVVVMDETTCLVRAVQRLAKFFAHESCGQCTPCREGTNWSQLVLGRIERGEGRPEDPDLLLRMTANMSGTALCALADACVGPVRSLVQNFRPEIEEHLAAGRCPHPYRPVFEETA, encoded by the coding sequence ATGGCGGCCGAGGCGATTCTTCTCAGAAGAAGTCACGGCGCCACGGCGCTCCAGGCGCCGGTGCCCCTCGAGGCATATCGTGGCGACGGTGGGTACGAGGGTCTCGAGAAAGCGCTTTCGATGGAGCCCGGAGACGTCATCGAGGAAGTCAAGGCCTCGGGTCTCCGGGGTCGTGGGGGTGCCGGCTTCCCGGCCGGGGTCAAGTGGGGCTTCATTCCCAAGGAGACCGACCAGCCCAAGTACCTGGTCTGCAACGCCGACGAGTCGGAGCCCGGCACCTTCAAGGACCGCCTCCTCATGGAGACCGACCCTCACCAGCTGATCGAAGGCTGCGCCATCTGCTGCTACGCCGTCGGTGCCCACATCTGCTACATCTACATCCGGGGGGAGTACGTTCGCCAGGCCGAGATCCTCGAAACAGCGATCCGGGAGGCCTACGACGCCGGAGTGCTCGGCGACAACGTCTTGAAGAGCGGATTCAAGCTCGACATGCGGGTCCATCGTGGAGCCGGCGCCTACATCTGCGGCGAGGAAACCGGAATGCTGGAATCGCTCGAGGGTAAGCGAGGGCAGCCTCGAGTGAAGCCGCCCTTCCCGGCGATCATCGGCGCCTTCGGAGCGCCCACCGTGATCAACAACGTCGAGACCCTGTGCAATGTCCCGCACGTCATGACGCGCGGCGCCCAGTGGTTCTCCGACGTCGGAACCGACGAGCGCAATACCGGGCCCAAGCTCTACTGCATCTCCGGGCACGTGGAGCGCCCGGGCGTCTACGAATTCCCGATCGGCGTTACCTTGGACGAGCTCCTGGAAGCCGCCGGAGGCGTCCTCGGCGGCAAAGCACTCAAGGCCTTTATTCCGGGCGGCGCCTCGGCCGCCTTGCTGGGCGCCGAGCACAGCCATCTGCCAATGGATTTCGACAGCCTCGCCAAGGTCGGCAGCATGCTGGGCTCGGCAGCGGTCGTGGTCATGGACGAAACCACCTGCCTGGTGCGCGCGGTTCAGAGGTTGGCCAAGTTCTTTGCCCATGAGTCCTGCGGTCAGTGCACGCCCTGCCGCGAAGGAACCAACTGGTCCCAGCTGGTGCTGGGTCGCATCGAGCGCGGCGAAGGTCGTCCCGAGGACCCGGATCTGCTTCTGAGAATGACCGCCAATATGAGTGGCACCGCGCTCTGCGCCCTTGCCGACGCCTGTGTCGGACCCGTCCGTTCGTTGGTGCAGAACTTCCGACCCGAGATCGAAGAGCATCTAGCCGCCGGACGCTGCCCGCACCCCTACCGACCGGTCTTCGAGGAAACCGCGTAG
- a CDS encoding NAD(P)H-dependent oxidoreductase subunit E: MPETEVAAAELPEEVAGAIDELRRHYPTAEALLLPALHFAQKHWGGWLPEEAILAVAAELDLAPAKVLGVVTFYDLFHQSPIGRHRVRVCTNLSCALRGGQEILESVKRHLGVGENEVSADGRCSVAEFECLGACEQAPMMMVDDEYHPRLTPQSAAEILEGLD; encoded by the coding sequence GTGCCTGAAACCGAGGTGGCTGCAGCCGAGCTGCCCGAAGAGGTCGCCGGCGCGATCGACGAACTGCGCCGCCACTACCCGACCGCAGAGGCCCTGCTCCTCCCGGCACTGCATTTCGCACAGAAGCACTGGGGCGGGTGGCTACCCGAAGAGGCCATCCTGGCCGTCGCCGCTGAGCTCGACCTCGCCCCGGCCAAGGTCCTGGGCGTGGTCACCTTCTACGATCTCTTTCATCAGAGTCCCATCGGGCGGCACCGTGTTCGGGTTTGCACCAACCTCTCGTGCGCCCTGCGCGGCGGCCAAGAGATACTGGAGTCGGTCAAGCGGCACCTCGGCGTGGGCGAGAACGAGGTCTCGGCCGACGGCCGCTGCTCGGTCGCCGAGTTCGAGTGTCTGGGGGCCTGCGAGCAAGCGCCGATGATGATGGTCGACGACGAATACCATCCCCGCCTGACTCCGCAAAGCGCCGCCGAGATCCTCGAGGGCTTGGATTGA
- a CDS encoding NADH-quinone oxidoreductase subunit A — protein MPQDHYPVLLALGLALALGVVILLLSNWVSRRLGGRVDLQTYESGEPLLDRSHKRISVLFFLIAIDFVVFDVEAAFLYPWALVIREGSWPLFWAVMVFVALILIGLAYIWKRGGLDLRPARQKRSLGA, from the coding sequence ATGCCACAGGATCATTACCCTGTTTTGCTGGCGCTCGGGCTGGCACTGGCTCTCGGCGTCGTTATCCTCCTACTGTCGAATTGGGTCTCGCGGCGCCTCGGCGGCAGAGTCGACCTGCAGACCTACGAATCCGGCGAGCCCCTTCTCGACCGGTCGCACAAGCGAATCTCGGTGCTGTTCTTCCTGATCGCCATCGACTTCGTCGTCTTCGACGTCGAGGCCGCCTTCCTCTACCCCTGGGCGCTGGTCATTCGCGAGGGCAGCTGGCCTCTGTTCTGGGCGGTGATGGTGTTCGTCGCATTGATCTTGATCGGCCTCGCCTACATCTGGAAGAGGGGCGGTCTCGATCTGCGGCCGGCCCGCCAAAAGAGGAGCCTTGGTGCCTGA
- the rnr gene encoding ribonuclease R — MSNNSGSPRTGHRAGDEGVIRAELELLLDAAGRKGLSRTDLEAWAAERGVAERLPKALSELTATAVAVVWNRRWIGVRHTDWTPGRVRAQARGGALLLTGAGGEAGYFLPAAQLKGARDGDLVLVRPARSRGRGSRGKRRARPGSAVAGRGRLPEATVVKVLARGAKEVVGFIDKSRPRELVPFDSRSRLQVVLAESRADLDGHFAVAGLHREVESGASKATAAHLEDLGALEEPGTDVRAILRHFEIPEPFSEGALAAAAGRPSEPRPEDLTGREDLRALATITIDGESARDFDDAISISRRGKGDGFQLAVHIADVAHYVPEGGILDLEAYERGTSTYFPDRAIPMLPEALSNGLCSLRPRVDRLAMTALLEFSSSGELLNRSFAESVIRSDRRFTYDEVSRLLEDRDTAARDEYVGDPNLHELLLVARELMQALFRRRSERGSIDFDLPEGDVILDTEGVTIGIKPGERNVAHRIIEEFMIAANEAVAAELVGAEEPALYRIHTEPDRARFEELRAFLEPLGVPLELGPEEPHPSHLQEVLRRVEGHPEEPFVATLILRAMKRAVYDPECKGHYALASRTYTHFTSPIRRYPDLVVHRALKRRISGLRLDEEVEAAYRARLESIAEHTSSTERRAERAERTLLQWKVVRLLAPREGEVFSGRVTGVQPFGVFVQLEGFYADGLLPIAALTDDYYTFEAEKHRLVGRRGRILRLADRLDVKLAAVDPMRRMLTLGLPD; from the coding sequence GTGTCAAACAATTCCGGCAGCCCCAGGACGGGCCATCGCGCCGGCGACGAGGGGGTCATCCGCGCGGAGCTCGAGCTCTTGCTCGACGCCGCGGGCCGGAAAGGCCTGTCGCGAACCGATCTCGAGGCCTGGGCGGCGGAGCGGGGCGTCGCGGAGCGCCTGCCGAAAGCGCTCTCGGAGCTGACCGCGACGGCCGTGGCGGTGGTCTGGAACCGTCGCTGGATCGGAGTTCGCCATACCGACTGGACTCCAGGCAGAGTGCGAGCCCAGGCCCGGGGCGGAGCCCTCTTGCTGACCGGGGCCGGTGGGGAAGCCGGTTACTTTCTTCCGGCGGCTCAGCTCAAGGGCGCCCGAGACGGCGATCTCGTTCTGGTCCGGCCCGCCCGGTCCCGGGGGCGCGGGAGCCGAGGCAAGCGCCGCGCCCGGCCCGGGAGCGCAGTCGCTGGCAGGGGGCGGCTGCCCGAGGCGACGGTGGTCAAGGTGCTCGCGCGCGGAGCCAAGGAAGTGGTCGGCTTCATCGACAAGAGCCGGCCGCGCGAGCTGGTTCCTTTCGATTCGAGAAGCCGGCTGCAGGTCGTGCTCGCCGAGAGTCGAGCCGATCTCGACGGCCACTTCGCGGTTGCCGGACTGCATCGAGAGGTTGAGAGCGGAGCGAGCAAGGCCACGGCGGCTCACCTGGAAGATCTCGGTGCCCTCGAAGAGCCCGGCACGGACGTGCGCGCGATCCTGCGCCACTTCGAGATTCCCGAGCCCTTCTCCGAGGGCGCTCTGGCGGCCGCCGCCGGCCGGCCCAGCGAGCCCCGGCCCGAAGACCTCACTGGCCGCGAGGATCTGCGTGCGCTGGCTACGATCACGATCGACGGCGAGAGCGCCCGCGATTTCGACGACGCGATCTCGATCTCTAGGCGAGGCAAAGGAGACGGCTTCCAGCTCGCCGTCCATATCGCCGATGTGGCGCACTATGTGCCTGAGGGCGGGATCCTCGATCTCGAAGCCTACGAGCGCGGCACCAGCACCTATTTTCCGGATCGCGCGATTCCGATGCTTCCCGAGGCACTCTCCAACGGCCTCTGTTCGCTCAGGCCCAGGGTCGACCGGCTGGCGATGACCGCCTTGCTCGAGTTCTCGAGCAGCGGGGAGCTCCTGAACCGGAGTTTCGCGGAGTCCGTGATCCGGAGTGACCGTCGTTTTACCTATGACGAGGTGAGTCGGCTGCTGGAGGACCGCGACACCGCCGCCAGAGATGAGTATGTCGGCGACCCGAATCTGCATGAGCTTCTGCTGGTGGCGCGAGAGCTCATGCAGGCGCTGTTTCGCCGTCGCAGCGAGCGCGGCTCCATCGACTTTGATCTCCCGGAGGGCGACGTCATCCTCGACACCGAGGGCGTCACCATCGGGATCAAGCCCGGTGAGCGCAATGTCGCGCATCGAATCATCGAAGAGTTCATGATTGCCGCCAACGAGGCGGTCGCTGCGGAGCTGGTGGGCGCGGAAGAACCCGCCCTCTATCGCATTCATACCGAGCCCGATCGGGCCCGCTTCGAGGAACTGCGTGCCTTTCTGGAGCCTCTCGGTGTGCCCCTGGAGCTCGGTCCGGAAGAGCCGCATCCGAGCCACCTGCAGGAGGTCCTGCGCCGAGTCGAGGGGCATCCGGAAGAGCCTTTTGTCGCCACCTTGATCTTGCGGGCGATGAAGCGAGCGGTCTACGACCCGGAATGCAAAGGGCACTACGCTTTGGCGAGTCGCACCTACACCCATTTCACGTCGCCGATCCGCCGCTATCCGGATCTCGTGGTGCACCGGGCTCTCAAGCGCCGGATCTCGGGGCTGCGGCTCGACGAGGAAGTAGAAGCCGCATACCGCGCCAGGCTGGAGTCCATCGCCGAGCACACGAGTTCCACAGAGCGGCGAGCCGAGCGCGCCGAGCGGACTTTGCTGCAGTGGAAGGTCGTGCGTCTTCTCGCACCGCGTGAAGGCGAGGTTTTCTCGGGCCGCGTGACGGGGGTCCAGCCGTTCGGCGTGTTCGTCCAGCTGGAGGGGTTCTACGCCGACGGCCTGTTGCCGATCGCGGCTCTGACCGACGACTACTACACCTTCGAGGCGGAGAAACACCGGCTCGTCGGCCGGCGCGGACGGATCCTGCGGCTCGCCGACCGCCTCGACGTGAAGCTCGCCGCCGTGGATCCCATGCGCCGGATGTTGACCCTCGGCCTGCCGGACTAG
- the der gene encoding ribosome biogenesis GTPase Der has product MRSIRATVAIVGRPNVGKSTLFNRLVGRRQAIVHDRPGVTRDRITGPTTLGERPVHLIDTGGLQMSEDILGLNEQVFLAVEESDLLLLVVDGKEGRSAGDEEVWQALRRYGKPTVLVINKGDVKVAEANQAEFFALGISPQVLVSAEHGLGLEELHRAVAELLPEQAVEEGAPDLPSLAIVGRPNVGKSSLLNRFVGADRALVSPLAGTTRDPVDSILEVGETTYRLVDTAGIRRRSQVSGEAEELAVMMARRQLERAELALLVVDAADGITTGDLAIAGAAWDLGRAMVILVNKWDLVDEEARRRLDDSWPRLAELAFEPERVNLSAETGRGLDKVFPAVERVRVAYRVSLATSEVNRIFQRAVSRHQAPAERGKPWNLLYATQVKTGPPTFVLFANRSLPRNASYRRYLENFLRRELGLSGVPIHLKIKTRSRRGDSA; this is encoded by the coding sequence ATGCGCTCAATTCGGGCGACGGTCGCGATCGTCGGGCGCCCCAACGTGGGCAAGTCGACGCTGTTCAACCGCCTCGTCGGCCGGCGGCAGGCTATCGTCCACGATCGCCCGGGCGTCACCCGAGACCGCATCACCGGGCCGACGACGCTGGGTGAGCGCCCCGTGCACCTGATCGACACCGGTGGCCTTCAGATGAGCGAGGACATCCTGGGCCTCAACGAACAAGTCTTCCTGGCGGTCGAGGAAAGCGATCTGCTGCTCCTGGTGGTGGACGGCAAGGAGGGCCGGAGCGCGGGCGACGAGGAGGTTTGGCAGGCGCTGCGGCGCTACGGCAAGCCGACGGTGTTGGTGATCAACAAGGGCGACGTCAAGGTGGCGGAGGCCAACCAGGCCGAGTTCTTCGCCCTCGGGATCTCGCCTCAGGTGTTGGTCTCCGCCGAGCACGGCCTCGGGCTCGAAGAGCTCCATCGAGCCGTGGCGGAGCTACTGCCCGAGCAAGCCGTGGAGGAAGGTGCTCCGGATCTGCCGTCGCTGGCGATCGTCGGCCGCCCCAACGTCGGCAAGTCCTCGCTCTTGAACCGGTTCGTGGGTGCCGATCGAGCCCTGGTTTCCCCCCTGGCCGGAACCACCAGAGATCCGGTGGACTCGATCCTCGAGGTGGGGGAGACCACCTATCGCCTGGTCGATACGGCCGGAATCAGGCGGCGCAGCCAGGTCAGCGGGGAAGCCGAGGAGCTGGCGGTGATGATGGCGCGCAGGCAGCTGGAGAGGGCCGAGTTGGCTCTGCTGGTGGTGGACGCAGCCGACGGGATCACCACCGGCGACCTGGCGATAGCCGGGGCGGCCTGGGATCTCGGCCGAGCGATGGTGATTCTGGTGAACAAGTGGGACCTGGTCGACGAGGAGGCTCGCCGGCGCCTCGACGACAGCTGGCCCCGGCTGGCCGAACTGGCGTTCGAGCCCGAGCGGGTCAATCTCTCCGCCGAGACCGGCCGCGGCCTGGACAAGGTGTTTCCCGCCGTAGAGCGGGTGCGAGTCGCCTATCGGGTCTCGCTGGCGACGTCGGAGGTCAACCGGATATTCCAGAGGGCGGTGAGCAGGCATCAGGCGCCGGCCGAGCGCGGCAAGCCCTGGAACCTGCTCTATGCGACCCAGGTCAAGACCGGGCCACCGACCTTCGTCCTGTTCGCAAACCGCTCGCTGCCGAGAAATGCCTCGTATCGGCGCTATTTGGAGAACTTTCTCAGGCGGGAGCTGGGCCTGAGCGGAGTACCCATTCACTTGAAGATCAAGACGCGCTCGAGGCGGGGTGACAGTGCTTAA
- a CDS encoding HU family DNA-binding protein: MTRADLTDAVYRRHGGLTKTEAAEVVNKIFDTMKLNLLEGRPVKIQNFGVFEIASRKGRAGVNPVTGRRIFIPAHRSLQFRPAPRLKDAVQEPEESH, from the coding sequence ATGACTCGCGCGGACCTCACCGATGCGGTCTACCGCCGTCACGGCGGTCTGACCAAGACGGAGGCGGCGGAGGTCGTCAACAAGATCTTCGACACCATGAAGCTGAATCTTCTAGAGGGCCGGCCGGTCAAGATTCAGAACTTCGGCGTCTTCGAGATCGCCTCCCGGAAAGGGAGGGCAGGGGTCAACCCGGTGACCGGGCGGCGGATTTTCATACCCGCCCACCGTAGCCTCCAGTTTCGCCCGGCACCGCGCCTCAAAGACGCTGTTCAGGAGCCCGAAGAAAGTCACTAG
- a CDS encoding MerR family transcriptional regulator: protein MLAKKLYYKIGEACKRLDIQPYVLRYWETEFPLLAPSKSTSGQRVYSEQDLRVIQRIKELLYEEGYTIAGAKKKLEKQDLSSLSEVREKPKPLEIAEVEPSEPEPPPAPKPAPAKARARSRPKAKGPKKKTPAAASGGAEAKLRRGIREALKEARGILELLDS from the coding sequence ATCTTGGCGAAAAAGCTCTATTACAAGATCGGTGAGGCATGCAAGCGGCTGGATATCCAGCCCTACGTGCTGCGCTACTGGGAGACCGAGTTCCCGCTGTTGGCCCCCAGCAAGAGCACCTCGGGCCAGCGCGTCTACAGCGAGCAGGATCTGCGAGTCATCCAGCGCATCAAGGAGCTTCTCTACGAAGAGGGCTACACCATCGCCGGGGCGAAAAAGAAGCTGGAAAAGCAGGATCTCTCGAGTCTCAGCGAGGTAAGAGAGAAGCCCAAGCCGCTCGAGATAGCGGAAGTCGAGCCCTCCGAGCCCGAACCGCCGCCGGCTCCGAAGCCGGCGCCGGCGAAGGCCCGAGCCCGGTCGCGACCGAAGGCCAAGGGCCCAAAGAAGAAGACCCCAGCGGCGGCCTCGGGAGGCGCCGAGGCGAAACTGCGCCGGGGCATCCGCGAGGCCCTGAAAGAGGCCCGCGGTATTCTCGAGTTGCTCGACAGCTAG